Proteins from a genomic interval of Skermanella sp. TT6:
- a CDS encoding peptidase domain-containing ABC transporter, which produces MDTIETVRNTAALEAIRSVLQTHVLFNVLPAAEKRAIELLLEVRQVPAGKRLFTQGAAADGMYVIHDGTARLKENTGSKLVSVGLIEPGATIGQTSLLEETKWPHHVIAETPLTLVCLRADRARLLIAESRVVDEHFRRYVGLVEVGERLRALLGNATYSAEEFSDLLSKMGVKLIRAESAVFTQGDHDPRLYFIESGAVELIRAPITGDPISLSRCGRGTLIGETGALPRRSPKGAASGIQTYTARALTDVTVLVIYQQTVERILSLNPELRQRLSERARDIEQIEADEIAARRRAEGVDLRIKLAEGMSEDEFRAAKAKEAAKLAVIRQNTQADSAAACLAMVMGHYGRKFTLGQMQEVTGLNTPETNPDEIIRGAETLGFRAKGYALTYADLKGLKLPAIVGWQGYHWIVLVKAGDREVEVADPAKGLSRIKRDEFIASWTAADVAGVLDRRPDAGVLIALEPTVKFEKEEDAKSSIRHFINYIMPYKKYYGEAILAAVVINILGLASPLFVQTIVDNVVVHHDVGLLNMMLGGMVLVAVLTTAMSVVQSLLLAHTTSRLDMRLMSEFYRHVLSLPMDFFLTKNKGEILARFGENQKIRAILTGSTITVLMNTLMIVLYFLMMFAYSVPLSVIVVIFIPIYIGIVVYFTPKIKAIAQEIFITNSQSQSYLIESLNGIEALKATSNEYFARARWENAFVENVNRSFRQQKLSLMSNSLFKLATLASSIAVLWIGATQVMSGDMSIGELMGFNMLMGLVTGPVTQMVNLWNELQEVRIAIDRVGDVLNVKSEHVTVSAPDKIQTQVRNLEGEIKFEQVNFSYNTNDQKRSVMHGFDLTIHPGEHVAFVGPSGCGKSTIAKMVLGFYKPASGDLTIDGKDIRTMDLNSLRRNIGVVLQDTFIFGGTVAENIALGDPEPDMQAVQEAAKLAGSEDFIINFPLGYQTRIGEKGMGLSGGQRQRIGIARALYRRPKIMIFDEATSALDNESEARITQELKGVLVNRTSITIAHRLTTVMDSDRICFIKDGKVQEQGTHAQLTDPEFLKENGYAGLYYQLARTQFDLPALDLK; this is translated from the coding sequence ATGGACACGATCGAGACCGTCAGGAACACCGCAGCACTCGAAGCGATCCGCTCCGTGCTCCAGACCCATGTCCTGTTCAACGTGCTGCCCGCCGCCGAGAAGCGCGCGATCGAACTGCTGCTGGAGGTGCGCCAGGTCCCGGCCGGCAAGCGCCTGTTCACCCAGGGGGCCGCCGCCGACGGCATGTACGTGATCCACGACGGCACCGCGCGCCTGAAGGAGAACACGGGATCCAAGCTGGTCAGCGTCGGCCTGATCGAGCCGGGCGCCACCATCGGCCAGACCTCCCTGCTGGAGGAGACGAAGTGGCCGCACCACGTCATCGCCGAGACGCCGCTGACCCTGGTCTGCCTGCGCGCCGACCGCGCCCGCCTGCTGATCGCGGAAAGCCGCGTCGTGGACGAGCATTTCCGCCGCTATGTCGGCCTGGTGGAGGTCGGCGAAAGGCTCCGCGCCCTGCTCGGCAACGCCACGTACTCGGCGGAGGAATTCTCCGACCTGCTGTCGAAGATGGGCGTCAAGCTGATCCGGGCGGAGTCGGCGGTCTTCACCCAGGGCGACCACGACCCGCGCCTCTATTTCATCGAGAGCGGCGCCGTCGAGCTGATCCGCGCGCCGATCACCGGCGACCCGATCTCCCTGTCGCGCTGCGGCCGGGGCACCCTGATCGGCGAGACCGGCGCCCTGCCCCGCCGCTCGCCCAAGGGGGCCGCCAGCGGCATCCAGACCTATACCGCCAGGGCGCTGACCGACGTGACCGTGCTGGTGATCTACCAGCAGACGGTCGAGCGCATCCTGTCGCTCAATCCCGAGCTTCGCCAGCGCCTGTCCGAGCGCGCCCGCGACATCGAGCAGATCGAGGCCGACGAGATCGCGGCGCGCAGGCGGGCGGAGGGCGTGGACCTCCGGATCAAGCTCGCCGAGGGCATGTCGGAGGACGAGTTCCGCGCCGCCAAGGCGAAGGAGGCCGCCAAGCTCGCGGTGATCCGCCAGAACACCCAGGCCGACAGCGCCGCCGCCTGCCTCGCCATGGTGATGGGCCATTACGGCCGCAAGTTCACCCTCGGCCAGATGCAGGAGGTCACCGGCCTCAATACGCCGGAGACCAACCCGGACGAGATCATCCGCGGCGCCGAGACGCTTGGCTTCCGCGCCAAGGGCTACGCCCTGACCTATGCCGACCTGAAGGGGCTGAAGCTGCCCGCCATCGTGGGCTGGCAGGGCTATCACTGGATCGTGCTGGTCAAGGCCGGCGACCGGGAGGTGGAGGTCGCCGACCCCGCCAAGGGCCTGTCCAGGATCAAGCGGGACGAGTTCATCGCCTCCTGGACGGCGGCCGACGTCGCCGGCGTGCTCGACCGCCGGCCCGACGCCGGCGTGCTGATCGCGCTGGAACCGACGGTGAAGTTCGAGAAGGAGGAGGACGCCAAGTCCTCCATCCGCCACTTCATCAACTACATCATGCCGTACAAGAAATATTACGGCGAGGCGATCCTGGCGGCGGTCGTGATCAACATCCTGGGCCTGGCCTCGCCGCTGTTCGTCCAGACCATCGTGGACAACGTCGTGGTCCACCACGATGTCGGGCTGCTCAACATGATGCTGGGCGGCATGGTGCTGGTCGCCGTCCTGACCACCGCCATGTCGGTGGTCCAGAGCCTGCTGCTGGCCCACACCACGTCCCGGCTCGACATGCGGCTGATGTCGGAGTTCTACCGGCACGTGCTCAGCCTGCCGATGGATTTCTTCCTGACCAAGAACAAGGGCGAGATCCTGGCCCGGTTCGGCGAGAACCAGAAGATCCGCGCCATCCTGACCGGCTCGACAATCACCGTGCTGATGAACACGCTGATGATCGTGCTCTATTTCCTGATGATGTTCGCCTACTCGGTGCCGCTCAGCGTGATCGTGGTGATCTTCATCCCGATCTATATCGGCATCGTCGTGTATTTCACGCCCAAGATCAAAGCCATCGCGCAGGAGATCTTCATCACCAACTCCCAGTCCCAATCCTACCTGATCGAGAGCCTGAACGGGATCGAGGCGCTGAAGGCGACCAGCAACGAATATTTCGCCCGCGCCCGGTGGGAGAACGCCTTCGTCGAGAACGTCAACCGCAGCTTCCGCCAGCAGAAGCTCAGCCTGATGTCCAACAGCCTGTTCAAGCTCGCCACGCTGGCGTCCAGCATCGCCGTGCTCTGGATCGGCGCCACCCAGGTGATGAGCGGCGACATGAGCATCGGCGAGCTGATGGGCTTCAACATGCTGATGGGGCTGGTCACCGGGCCGGTCACCCAGATGGTCAACCTGTGGAACGAGCTCCAGGAGGTCCGCATCGCGATCGACCGCGTCGGCGACGTGCTGAACGTCAAGTCGGAACACGTGACCGTCTCCGCCCCCGACAAGATCCAGACCCAGGTCCGCAACCTGGAAGGCGAGATCAAGTTCGAGCAGGTCAATTTCAGCTACAACACCAACGACCAGAAGCGGTCGGTCATGCACGGCTTCGACCTGACCATCCATCCGGGGGAGCATGTCGCCTTCGTCGGCCCGTCCGGCTGCGGCAAGAGCACGATCGCCAAGATGGTGCTGGGCTTCTACAAGCCGGCGTCGGGCGACCTGACGATCGACGGCAAGGACATAAGGACGATGGATCTCAATTCGCTGCGCCGGAACATCGGCGTGGTGCTCCAGGACACCTTCATCTTCGGCGGCACCGTGGCCGAGAACATCGCGCTGGGCGACCCGGAGCCGGACATGCAGGCGGTGCAGGAGGCGGCCAAGCTGGCGGGGTCGGAGGACTTCATCATCAATTTCCCGCTGGGCTACCAGACCCGCATCGGCGAGAAGGGCATGGGCCTGTCGGGCGGCCAGCGCCAGCGCATCGGCATCGCCCGCGCCCTGTACCGCCGGCCCAAGATCATGATCTTCGACGAGGCGACCAGCGCGCTCGACAACGAGTCCGAGGCCCGCATCACCCAGGAGCTGAAGGGCGTCCTGGTCAACCGCACCTCGATCACCATCGCCCACCGGCTGACCACCGTCATGGACAGCGACCGCATCTGCTTCATCAAGGACGGCAAGGTCCAGGAACAGGGCACCCACGCCCAGCTCACCGATCCCGAATTCCTCAAGGAGAACGGCTACGCCGGCCTCTACTACCAACTCGCCCGCACCCAGTTCGACCTGCCCGCGCTCGACCTGAAATGA
- a CDS encoding HlyD family efflux transporter periplasmic adaptor subunit, producing the protein MATKKSRPVRIDTIASGKLRHPIQAGKLLSSAPNVIMHGPAYLMVVSAFAMLIYSLFASKDILVMAPLTLQRQAVSVQAVGGGLIEALEVGPNSPLSAGDPIVTIQEKIRAASTPEQEAIQRQIDDLQLQERDSLKEYEFRSNQLELDRRNLSQRRSTEQAAIDNRIRQIEIQVQTAQRTRAGIEEDLSDARHDLAGKQELFANRDIARIELQRAQSRVSDLQRAANNAEAEIQNIRLALETARGERRQIAETYSQERLDNEIRNVRQARERDQKLIAEKVLELNNRLLQSRTLVPGVRYEGDKAYYASLEDGIVTAVHVQRGAIVNAGTPMITIVRNAAPLEAQVFVQNRDIGKIRRGQKVQVKYFAYPYQEYGIQDGVIADIGTRPGAEPENRSRYLVTVALERETIAARAGTPKALEIGLEGVAEIKTGEKRFIELFFAPASRFFQGREEE; encoded by the coding sequence ATGGCCACCAAGAAAAGCCGGCCCGTCAGGATCGATACGATCGCGTCGGGCAAGCTGCGGCATCCGATCCAGGCGGGCAAACTGCTCAGTTCGGCGCCGAACGTGATCATGCACGGGCCGGCCTACCTGATGGTGGTCTCGGCCTTCGCGATGCTGATCTATTCCCTGTTCGCCTCCAAGGACATACTGGTGATGGCCCCGCTGACGCTCCAGCGCCAGGCGGTGTCGGTCCAGGCGGTCGGCGGCGGCCTGATCGAGGCTCTGGAGGTCGGCCCGAATTCCCCGCTGTCCGCCGGCGACCCGATCGTCACGATCCAGGAGAAGATCCGCGCCGCCTCCACCCCCGAGCAGGAGGCGATCCAGCGCCAGATCGACGACCTCCAGCTCCAGGAGCGGGACTCGCTGAAGGAGTACGAGTTCCGCTCCAACCAGCTCGAACTGGACCGGCGCAACCTGTCCCAGCGCCGCTCGACCGAGCAGGCGGCGATCGACAACCGCATCCGCCAGATCGAGATCCAGGTCCAGACCGCCCAGCGCACCCGCGCCGGGATCGAGGAGGACCTGAGCGACGCGCGCCACGACCTGGCCGGCAAGCAGGAACTGTTCGCCAACCGCGACATCGCCCGGATCGAGCTCCAGCGCGCGCAGAGCCGGGTCAGCGACCTCCAGCGCGCCGCCAACAACGCGGAAGCCGAGATCCAGAACATCCGCCTGGCGCTGGAGACCGCCCGGGGCGAGCGCCGCCAGATCGCCGAGACCTATTCCCAGGAACGCCTGGACAACGAGATCCGGAACGTCCGGCAGGCCCGCGAGCGCGACCAGAAGCTGATCGCGGAGAAAGTGCTGGAATTGAACAACCGGCTGCTCCAGTCGCGCACGCTGGTCCCCGGCGTCCGCTACGAGGGCGACAAGGCCTACTACGCCAGCCTGGAGGACGGGATCGTCACCGCGGTCCATGTCCAGCGCGGCGCGATCGTCAATGCCGGCACGCCCATGATCACCATCGTCCGCAACGCGGCCCCGCTGGAAGCCCAGGTGTTCGTCCAGAACCGCGACATCGGCAAGATCCGGCGCGGCCAGAAGGTGCAGGTCAAGTATTTCGCCTATCCCTACCAGGAATACGGGATCCAGGACGGCGTGATCGCCGACATCGGGACCCGCCCGGGCGCCGAGCCGGAGAACCGGTCCCGCTACCTCGTCACCGTGGCGCTGGAGCGCGAGACGATCGCCGCCCGCGCCGGCACGCCCAAGGCGCTGGAGATCGGGCTGGAAGGCGTGGCCGAGATCAAGACCGGCGAGAAGCGCTTCATTGAACTGTTCTTCGCCCCCGCCTCCCGCTTCTTCCAGGGGCGGGAGGAGGAATGA
- a CDS encoding terminase small subunit yields the protein MTATASPSPSMPRLTPRQEEFCQAMAAGVGGAEAARRAGYSPNGAKQRGAFLMRQPEIRLRIDAIRAARRRLHQTRLDEAEGQIATIIGMALDSGRPGLALRAVELRLRLCGVIQDKRIAHHYQGSRDGAPHPDADLENLAADPQEELDFLRTLPAAAPAGTDDAGMTKGDLSEEAARARPAPGKAVVRHSVPDDPMMTVSDLQAVSRRITVLSAPASAPAARP from the coding sequence ATGACCGCAACGGCCTCCCCATCCCCGTCCATGCCCCGTCTCACCCCGCGTCAGGAGGAATTCTGCCAGGCCATGGCCGCCGGCGTCGGCGGGGCGGAGGCTGCGCGGCGTGCCGGCTACTCGCCCAACGGCGCGAAGCAGCGCGGCGCGTTCCTGATGCGCCAGCCGGAAATCCGACTGCGCATCGACGCCATCCGGGCGGCGCGCCGCCGTTTGCACCAGACCCGGCTCGACGAGGCGGAAGGCCAGATCGCGACCATCATCGGCATGGCCCTGGACTCCGGGCGCCCGGGCCTGGCGCTCCGTGCCGTCGAACTGCGCCTCAGGCTGTGCGGGGTGATCCAGGACAAGCGCATCGCACACCACTACCAGGGCAGCCGTGATGGCGCCCCCCATCCCGACGCCGACCTGGAGAACCTCGCCGCCGACCCGCAGGAGGAGCTGGATTTCCTGCGCACCCTCCCGGCCGCCGCTCCCGCCGGGACGGATGACGCCGGAATGACCAAGGGTGACCTTTCCGAGGAAGCCGCTCGCGCGCGGCCCGCTCCCGGCAAGGCCGTGGTCCGCCATTCCGTCCCGGATGACCCCATGATGACCGTCAGTGACCTTCAGGCGGTTTCGCGGCGGATCACCGTGCTGTCGGCTCCCGCATCGGCCCCGGCCGCAAGGCCATGA